Proteins from a single region of Phycisphaeraceae bacterium D3-23:
- a CDS encoding DUF4303 domain-containing protein: MTDELRQLLEEAMMQSCAHFLREHVSEHVYSVALFTSGDYRYVVASFSTQEGLGVVTQRYREYPEYRDETTESMMADLRWSPCDSPYQGVYDDHFARANKVIDELWNSTDEESDRDYINTCKHIHESCITVLNQVRTTGIFDKHDPVFNLLMGDQSEAALFVNAEAVNTPIRFAAFRKVLEVDPDELADFKATQWEW, encoded by the coding sequence ATGACTGACGAACTCCGCCAACTACTTGAAGAAGCAATGATGCAGTCTTGCGCCCATTTCCTACGAGAACATGTGAGCGAGCATGTGTATTCAGTTGCGTTGTTTACAAGTGGAGACTATCGATATGTCGTCGCGTCATTTTCGACACAGGAAGGCCTCGGCGTAGTCACACAGAGGTATCGTGAATATCCCGAATACCGGGACGAAACGACCGAGTCCATGATGGCCGACTTGAGGTGGAGCCCTTGCGACTCACCGTATCAAGGTGTCTATGACGATCACTTCGCTCGTGCCAACAAGGTGATCGATGAACTCTGGAACTCGACCGATGAAGAATCTGATCGTGATTACATCAACACGTGTAAGCATATCCATGAATCATGTATCACAGTTCTCAACCAAGTCCGGACAACCGGGATCTTCGACAAGCATGACCCAGTATTCAACCTATTGATGGGCGACCAAAGTGAAGCAGCACTTTTTGTAAATGCCGAAGCTGTTAACACGCCGATAAGATTTGCAGCGTTTCGTAAAGTCCTGGAGGTTGATCCCGATGAGTTGGCTGACTTCAAAGCTACTCAATGGGAGTGGTAG
- a CDS encoding Uma2 family endonuclease, whose product MNEAEASRYLPNYTLADYEQWEGDWELWDGHPVAMVPSPGFGHQRVAGRLFVALNQLLDKQGGCHCETLYEIDWRVSDNTVVRPDLLVVCEPIETKWVEVTPTLIAEVLSPSTSQNDLTYKRRLYAREGVKYYLIVDPEAKTVEALALQGDTYAAIRSDDAVLSFELHDGCAVSLAVAGLWA is encoded by the coding sequence ATGAACGAGGCCGAAGCATCCCGATACCTCCCCAACTACACCCTCGCCGACTACGAGCAGTGGGAAGGCGACTGGGAGCTGTGGGACGGGCACCCCGTCGCGATGGTGCCCTCGCCGGGGTTTGGGCATCAGCGTGTGGCCGGCCGGCTTTTTGTTGCGCTGAATCAATTGTTGGATAAGCAAGGTGGCTGCCACTGCGAAACGCTCTACGAAATCGACTGGCGGGTCAGCGACAACACGGTGGTCCGGCCGGACCTGTTGGTGGTCTGTGAGCCGATCGAGACCAAATGGGTCGAGGTCACGCCGACACTGATCGCAGAAGTCCTGTCGCCCTCCACATCACAGAACGACCTGACCTATAAGCGTCGGCTGTACGCGCGGGAAGGCGTGAAGTACTACCTCATCGTCGATCCGGAGGCGAAAACCGTTGAGGCCTTGGCGTTGCAGGGCGACACCTACGCGGCGATTCGCTCTGACGACGCGGTGCTGTCGTTTGAGTTGCACGACGGGTGCGCGGTGTCGCTGGCGGTCGCGGGGTTGTGGGCGTGA